The Clostridium septicum genome contains a region encoding:
- the flgK gene encoding flagellar hook-associated protein FlgK has protein sequence MSGLLSTFNIAKRGMNVQQKALDVTSHNIANLNTKGYTRQRVKVETTRPFGGTGMNASVQAGQLGTGAQVQAIERVRDTFLDYQIRNENSVLGRYDARNNFLYQVESVFNEPSDTGISTLMGKFFDSFQELSKQPSSSNARTVVAQQTAALTDALNNTYSKLEDLQKNTQERLKSDVVEINSLLNQLDRSNQEILNVSVSGNSPNDLMDKRDTLLDQLSYKFNLKVDKREFNGIDISPQDTGVVKLTNFITSSPNTDVARLSYISDISKDPQDIFNDTYIITYYKKGSMDSEENKQTLKITGLSPEQIKEIEDNRIIWASKDGQAIKADGYPIKDGSTINASELMLFEPTTGELSGLVSVQKDIKDYMDQLNKLAKSIAFSVNAIHSGMSNPLNDGGEVERDYLPFFVNKDVAKYNNSNLLTNLEKTLYSEEEITAKNISINREILEDVMKIKTRTNDDKFGYPDQNTIDGEADGARALAIAQIRDSVIKIQDINETIVSRKDMFDPTKGGSLLQDNGLKILNSSSGMRVGAYFKDTIDRLGVQTQEAKRMVSNQEDLLFSLEETKESISGVSSDDEMADLVKFQHAYNANAKIISTIDELLDVIVNGLKR, from the coding sequence ATGTCAGGACTATTATCAACTTTCAATATAGCAAAGCGTGGTATGAATGTACAACAAAAAGCTTTAGATGTTACATCACATAATATAGCAAATTTAAATACAAAAGGATACACTAGGCAAAGGGTTAAGGTAGAAACCACACGTCCTTTTGGTGGAACAGGAATGAATGCATCAGTTCAAGCAGGACAACTTGGAACTGGGGCTCAGGTTCAAGCTATAGAAAGAGTAAGGGATACTTTTTTAGATTATCAAATTAGAAATGAAAATTCTGTTCTTGGTAGATATGATGCAAGAAATAATTTTTTATATCAAGTAGAAAGTGTTTTTAATGAACCATCAGATACAGGAATATCTACACTTATGGGGAAATTTTTTGATTCTTTTCAAGAGTTATCTAAGCAACCAAGTAGTTCTAATGCAAGAACTGTAGTAGCTCAACAAACAGCAGCATTAACTGATGCTTTAAATAATACTTATAGTAAACTTGAAGATTTACAAAAAAACACTCAAGAAAGACTTAAAAGTGATGTAGTTGAAATAAATAGCTTACTTAATCAATTAGATAGATCAAATCAAGAAATATTAAATGTAAGTGTTTCAGGAAATTCACCAAATGACTTAATGGATAAAAGAGATACATTGTTAGATCAATTAAGTTATAAATTTAATCTTAAAGTAGATAAAAGAGAATTTAATGGAATTGATATAAGCCCACAAGATACTGGGGTAGTAAAGCTTACTAATTTCATTACTTCAAGTCCTAATACTGATGTAGCTAGATTATCTTATATATCTGATATTAGTAAAGATCCACAAGATATATTTAACGATACATATATAATTACATATTACAAAAAAGGTAGTATGGATAGTGAAGAAAATAAACAAACTTTAAAAATTACTGGGCTTTCACCAGAACAAATAAAAGAAATAGAAGATAATAGAATTATATGGGCTTCAAAGGATGGACAAGCAATAAAGGCTGATGGATATCCAATAAAAGATGGTTCTACTATAAATGCATCAGAATTAATGTTATTTGAACCTACTACAGGAGAGTTAAGTGGGTTAGTATCAGTTCAAAAAGATATTAAAGACTATATGGATCAGTTAAATAAACTTGCTAAGTCAATAGCATTTTCTGTAAATGCTATTCATAGTGGGATGAGCAATCCGTTAAATGATGGAGGAGAAGTAGAAAGAGACTATTTACCTTTCTTTGTTAATAAGGATGTAGCTAAATACAATAATAGTAATTTGCTAACAAATTTAGAAAAAACTTTATATTCAGAAGAAGAAATAACAGCTAAAAATATTTCTATAAATAGAGAAATACTTGAAGATGTTATGAAAATTAAAACTAGAACTAATGATGATAAATTTGGATATCCAGATCAAAATACAATTGATGGTGAAGCAGATGGAGCAAGAGCATTAGCTATAGCACAAATAAGAGATTCAGTTATTAAAATTCAAGATATAAATGAAACTATAGTTTCAAGAAAAGATATGTTTGATCCAACTAAAGGAGGAAGCCTATTACAAGATAATGGACTTAAAATATTAAACAGTTCTTCTGGAATGAGAGTTGGAGCATACTTTAAAGATACTATAGATAGACTAGGTGTACAAACACAAGAAGCTAAGAGAATGGTTTCTAATCAAGAAGATTTATTATTTAGCTTAGAAGAAACTAAGGAGTCCATATCAGGAGTATCTTCTGATGATGAAATGGCAGACTTAGTTAAGTTTCAACATGCATATAATGCAAATGCAAAAATAATTTCAACTATAGACGAATTACTAGATGTTATAGTAAATGGGTTGAAAAGATAG
- the fliD gene encoding flagellar filament capping protein FliD, which produces MRITGLATGMDIDSIVKDSMKPYRIKIDKVKQDKDRISFKQEMYRDLVKESREFYNKYFDLQSEDNLIMTKNYETVKFTSKDDVIATARGEAGAKAGNYTVTVDELAEPSKIVKTVDELNGKKEIKFKYRNKEVKVNIDGLTDKKEIARKLNAEASSIGLKVEYSDFAKGFVFETRDTGKLIEGEENKFELTIDSGVAEKSDGEKNAKVTIENSRGEKVEYSDSKEVLASNKVKIDGIEFSFNKVGKTDISGKVDVTDAKKKIVSFVKDYNKLMENLNKLTNQTKAKGYNPLTEDQKKEMSKEEIELWNKKVKQGLLYRDNDVTRLVNNLKNAMSSVVNGSSIALKDIGLTPVKDFKDKNGTFTLDENKLTKALEENSDLVMDLFLKSPKENDTNEKKFQNSGIFQRLKTVLYDETVTVTAPIIKKAGVEGSVTVVNNELTKMLQKKDRKIEDMEKDFTRREQQLYTKYSKLETAMNKLNAQQASLSQQLGGV; this is translated from the coding sequence ATGAGAATTACAGGTTTAGCAACAGGAATGGATATAGATAGTATAGTTAAAGATTCTATGAAACCATATAGAATTAAAATTGATAAAGTTAAACAAGATAAGGATAGAATTTCTTTTAAGCAAGAAATGTATAGGGATTTAGTTAAAGAATCAAGAGAGTTTTATAATAAATATTTTGATCTTCAAAGTGAAGATAATTTAATTATGACTAAAAATTATGAAACTGTTAAATTTACTTCAAAAGATGATGTTATTGCAACAGCAAGAGGAGAAGCTGGAGCAAAGGCAGGTAACTATACAGTTACAGTTGATGAATTAGCAGAGCCATCAAAAATAGTAAAAACAGTTGATGAATTAAACGGAAAAAAAGAAATTAAATTTAAATATAGAAATAAAGAAGTAAAAGTAAATATAGATGGATTAACTGATAAAAAAGAGATTGCAAGAAAACTAAATGCAGAAGCATCTAGTATTGGATTAAAAGTTGAATACTCAGATTTTGCAAAGGGATTTGTATTTGAAACTAGAGATACAGGAAAGCTTATTGAAGGTGAAGAAAATAAATTTGAATTAACTATTGATTCAGGGGTTGCAGAAAAATCTGATGGAGAAAAAAATGCAAAAGTAACAATTGAAAATTCAAGAGGAGAAAAAGTTGAATATTCAGACAGTAAAGAAGTTCTAGCTAGTAATAAGGTTAAAATAGATGGGATAGAATTTTCATTTAATAAGGTTGGAAAAACTGATATATCAGGAAAAGTAGATGTTACAGATGCTAAAAAGAAGATAGTATCCTTTGTAAAAGATTATAATAAACTTATGGAAAACTTAAATAAGTTAACTAATCAAACTAAAGCAAAAGGATATAATCCTTTAACAGAAGATCAAAAGAAGGAAATGAGTAAAGAGGAAATAGAACTTTGGAATAAAAAAGTTAAACAAGGATTACTTTACAGAGATAATGATGTTACTAGGTTAGTAAATAATTTAAAAAATGCTATGAGTTCAGTTGTAAATGGTAGTTCAATAGCTTTAAAAGATATAGGTTTAACACCAGTAAAAGACTTTAAAGATAAAAATGGAACATTTACTTTAGATGAAAATAAATTAACAAAGGCATTAGAAGAAAATTCCGATTTAGTTATGGATTTATTTTTAAAGAGTCCTAAAGAAAATGATACAAACGAAAAGAAATTCCAAAATTCAGGAATATTCCAAAGACTAAAAACTGTTCTATATGATGAAACAGTTACAGTAACTGCACCTATAATAAAAAAAGCAGGGGTTGAAGGATCTGTTACAGTGGTTAATAATGAATTAACTAAGATGTTACAAAAGAAAGATAGAAAAATAGAAGATATGGAAAAGGATTTTACTCGTAGAGAACAACAGCTTTATACTAAATATTCTAAGTTAGAAACAGCTATGAATAAATTAAATGCTCAGCAAGCTAGTTTAAGTCAACAATTAGGTGGAGTTTAA
- the fliS gene encoding flagellar export chaperone FliS, which translates to MYGNAYNIYKNNSVNYASKEQLLLMLVDGAVKFAKIAREGLANKDVNKSHDNLVKVQNIFTELIVSLDKDSGEWADQLLGVYIFIKDKLVQANITKNVEYLDEVLPLIDEVKNIWHEAYEVSKTIK; encoded by the coding sequence ATGTACGGTAATGCATATAATATATATAAAAATAATAGTGTAAATTATGCTTCAAAGGAACAGCTATTATTGATGTTGGTAGATGGGGCTGTAAAGTTTGCAAAAATTGCAAGAGAAGGTCTAGCAAATAAAGATGTGAATAAGAGTCATGATAATTTAGTAAAAGTACAAAATATATTTACAGAATTAATAGTAAGTTTAGATAAAGATTCAGGAGAATGGGCAGATCAATTACTAGGAGTTTATATATTTATAAAAGATAAATTAGTACAAGCTAATATTACTAAAAATGTAGAATACTTAGATGAGGTTTTACCCTTAATAGATGAAGTTAAAAATATATGGCATGAGGCGTATGAAGTTTCAAAAACTATTAAATAA
- the csrA gene encoding carbon storage regulator CsrA, protein MLVITRKKGESILIGDDIEISISKIEDGSVKLAVKAPKEVTILRKELYKEVKEENIQATKIDINMLKNIKK, encoded by the coding sequence TTGTTAGTAATTACAAGAAAAAAGGGTGAATCAATTTTAATAGGAGATGACATAGAGATTTCAATTTCTAAAATAGAAGATGGAAGTGTAAAACTTGCAGTTAAAGCACCTAAAGAGGTAACTATTTTAAGAAAAGAATTATACAAAGAAGTAAAAGAGGAAAATATACAGGCAACTAAAATTGATATAAATATGTTGAAAAACATAAAAAAATAG
- a CDS encoding chemotaxis protein CheW — MQFVVFKLGKEHFAVETEKIQSINDMMSITKVPKAPIYIKGLINLRGSIKSLVDINLLLNIASDRQQSNIIILKLDEEEIGIAVDEVDEVIDIDDNNLQKLELHSNQGYLRGVIEINDKLLTIIDIEKLLNQ; from the coding sequence ATGCAATTTGTAGTATTTAAGTTAGGTAAAGAACATTTTGCTGTAGAAACTGAAAAGATACAAAGTATAAATGATATGATGTCTATAACTAAAGTACCTAAAGCACCTATTTATATAAAAGGATTGATTAATTTAAGGGGAAGTATAAAGTCTTTAGTTGATATTAATTTATTATTAAATATTGCTTCAGATAGGCAGCAAAGTAATATTATAATTTTAAAGTTAGATGAAGAAGAAATTGGAATTGCAGTAGATGAAGTAGATGAAGTAATAGACATAGATGATAACAACTTACAAAAATTAGAATTACACAGTAATCAAGGATATTTACGAGGGGTAATTGAAATAAATGATAAGTTACTTACTATAATAGATATAGAAAAATTATTAAATCAATAG
- the flgL gene encoding flagellar hook-associated protein FlgL, with protein sequence MRVTNSMMSTSFLRDLGRNQENLKTLNNQLTSGKEIRRPSDNPFKVARAMQLHSDIGVNKQYNENIKDTSNWLETTDVALEQLNNSFQRIRELMVSSGNASYGPDEKRAIKDEINEKTNEISQILNTSFDGKYLFGGTKVNSKPVNIMQDPVTSNNLLNLSGRDGEFLRLDSKDIDIQNQISMIGTKLKVEITQGVTMDYSVSATDLLVFKGKKDDINVMDLLSEITNNLDSNDPVKLSRIINENLKAMDEVMANINKVRAEVGAKMNRMESAQDQNEEQNFSIKDILSQTEDIDFAEKTMEVAVAQSVYMASLQTSARILQPSLLDFLK encoded by the coding sequence ATGAGAGTTACAAATTCAATGATGTCCACAAGCTTCTTAAGAGATTTAGGAAGAAATCAAGAAAACTTAAAAACTTTAAATAATCAGTTAACATCAGGTAAAGAAATAAGAAGACCGTCAGATAATCCATTTAAAGTTGCGAGAGCTATGCAATTACATTCTGATATAGGAGTAAATAAGCAATATAATGAAAATATTAAAGATACTTCAAATTGGTTAGAAACAACAGATGTTGCTTTAGAACAATTAAATAATTCTTTTCAAAGAATTAGAGAGCTTATGGTATCTTCAGGAAATGCATCTTATGGTCCTGATGAAAAAAGAGCTATAAAAGATGAAATAAATGAAAAAACAAATGAAATATCACAAATATTAAATACAAGTTTTGATGGGAAATATTTATTTGGTGGAACTAAAGTAAATTCTAAGCCAGTAAATATTATGCAAGACCCTGTTACTAGCAATAATTTACTTAATTTAAGTGGTAGAGATGGAGAGTTCTTAAGATTAGATTCAAAAGATATAGATATACAAAATCAAATTTCTATGATAGGTACAAAGTTAAAAGTTGAAATTACTCAAGGAGTAACTATGGATTATAGCGTGTCAGCTACAGATTTATTAGTATTTAAAGGTAAAAAAGATGATATAAATGTTATGGATTTACTTAGTGAAATTACTAATAATTTAGATTCAAATGATCCTGTTAAATTATCAAGAATAATTAATGAAAACTTAAAAGCAATGGACGAGGTTATGGCTAATATAAATAAGGTTAGAGCTGAAGTTGGTGCTAAGATGAATAGAATGGAATCAGCTCAAGATCAAAATGAAGAGCAAAATTTTAGTATAAAAGATATATTATCTCAAACTGAAGATATAGATTTTGCAGAAAAAACTATGGAGGTTGCAGTAGCACAAAGTGTTTATATGGCATCACTTCAAACTAGTGCAAGAATACTACAACCTTCACTATTAGACTTCTTAAAATAG
- a CDS encoding flagellar protein FlaG, which yields MLGKLVSGVGQTNLSIYSAQDSQVLGDNEVIERIPDSESEKEKILKAIDELNKFLKEKNTYVKYSVHEEFGDVMIKIINSDTDEVIMECPPKKILDFVAKMCKMVGVMVDKEA from the coding sequence ATGTTAGGAAAGTTAGTTAGCGGAGTTGGACAGACTAACCTAAGCATATACTCAGCACAAGATTCTCAAGTGCTAGGGGATAATGAAGTTATAGAGAGAATACCCGACAGTGAAAGTGAAAAAGAGAAAATTTTAAAAGCTATAGATGAGCTTAATAAATTTTTAAAAGAGAAAAATACATATGTTAAATATTCAGTTCATGAAGAGTTCGGAGATGTAATGATTAAAATAATTAATAGTGATACAGACGAAGTTATAATGGAATGTCCTCCTAAAAAAATATTAGATTTTGTAGCTAAAATGTGCAAGATGGTTGGTGTAATGGTAGATAAAGAAGCCTAA
- the fliW gene encoding flagellar assembly protein FliW has translation MEIISPVHGKIVYSESDIINFEKGIPGFDNLKKYVIKEVEETNFSLLQSIEDSDLAFIITSPFSVEENYEIKLSEEIIKNLHVQSPNDVMLYVIVTLNSDVSKATVNLKAPLIINIKDRNGEQFIVDREEYKIRHPLSK, from the coding sequence ATGGAAATAATATCTCCTGTACACGGTAAAATAGTATATAGTGAATCAGACATAATAAACTTTGAAAAAGGAATACCAGGATTTGATAATTTAAAAAAGTATGTAATAAAAGAAGTAGAAGAAACTAATTTTAGTTTATTACAATCCATAGAAGATTCAGATTTAGCATTTATTATAACTTCCCCTTTTTCTGTAGAAGAGAATTATGAAATAAAATTAAGTGAAGAAATAATAAAAAATTTACACGTACAATCTCCAAATGATGTGATGTTATATGTTATAGTTACACTTAATTCAGATGTCTCTAAAGCAACAGTTAATTTAAAAGCCCCATTAATTATTAATATAAAGGATAGAAATGGGGAACAATTTATAGTAGATAGAGAAGAATATAAAATAAGACATCCACTTTCAAAATAG
- the flgM gene encoding flagellar biosynthesis anti-sigma factor FlgM, with the protein MDIKGIGITNRINSYNKISTNKVNNVANKVTKDRIEISKEAKALRDYGIDKSEFDREKKVSEIRTKLSNGTYNVDAKLTAKAMLDHMRGIK; encoded by the coding sequence ATGGATATTAAAGGAATAGGAATAACCAATAGAATTAATTCTTATAATAAGATATCAACTAACAAGGTGAACAATGTGGCTAATAAGGTAACAAAAGACAGAATAGAAATATCTAAAGAAGCAAAAGCCTTGAGGGATTATGGAATAGATAAAAGCGAATTTGATAGAGAAAAAAAGGTAAGTGAAATAAGAACTAAATTATCAAATGGAACTTACAATGTAGATGCGAAGTTAACTGCAAAAGCTATGCTTGATCACATGAGAGGAATTAAATAA
- the fliM gene encoding flagellar motor switch protein FliM — protein MAEVLSQNEIDALLSALSKGDVAPEELVEKDDKQKVKKYDFRSPQKFSKDHIRTLEMVHDSFARLVGNYLSGQLRKNVKVEIQSVEQITYQEFIHSIPNPTMITVFRMPPLQGNILLEMNPQFSFQILDILLGGTGDRKKYSKEFSEIDKNIISQITSDMISNLVLAWDGVLDVKPEFEGLETNPSANQTLGPNEPVALLSFSVELGRNTTYMNLCIPYLSVEKILDKLIVQYWFQTDEAALIEESRERLKEGLNPVEVSMHAEIGSTQVTVDDFLNLVIGDVLVLNTKSDNPIKVYVEDQECFIAKPGIVGKNMGIELLDILDKDVNEYE, from the coding sequence ATGGCAGAAGTTTTATCTCAAAACGAAATAGACGCCTTACTATCTGCCTTATCAAAAGGGGATGTTGCTCCAGAGGAGTTAGTTGAGAAGGATGATAAACAAAAGGTAAAAAAATATGACTTTAGGAGCCCTCAAAAGTTTTCAAAAGATCATATAAGAACACTGGAGATGGTACATGATAGTTTCGCTAGACTCGTGGGAAATTATCTTTCAGGACAATTAAGGAAAAACGTAAAGGTAGAAATTCAAAGTGTTGAACAAATAACTTATCAAGAGTTTATACATTCAATACCAAATCCAACAATGATAACTGTTTTTAGGATGCCACCATTACAAGGAAATATACTTCTAGAAATGAACCCTCAGTTTTCTTTTCAAATTTTAGATATACTTTTGGGAGGAACGGGAGATAGGAAGAAATATTCTAAGGAATTTTCTGAAATAGATAAAAATATAATATCTCAAATAACATCTGATATGATAAGCAACTTAGTCTTGGCATGGGATGGAGTATTAGATGTTAAACCGGAATTTGAGGGATTGGAAACAAATCCATCTGCTAATCAAACTTTAGGACCAAATGAACCAGTAGCATTATTAAGCTTTTCAGTAGAGCTTGGAAGAAATACTACATATATGAATTTATGTATTCCATATTTAAGTGTGGAGAAGATATTAGATAAATTAATAGTTCAATATTGGTTCCAAACAGATGAAGCAGCCCTTATAGAAGAATCAAGGGAGAGATTAAAGGAAGGACTAAATCCTGTTGAGGTATCCATGCATGCTGAAATTGGAAGTACTCAAGTTACAGTAGATGACTTTTTAAATTTAGTAATAGGAGATGTTCTAGTATTAAATACAAAGTCTGATAATCCAATTAAAGTTTATGTAGAAGATCAAGAGTGTTTTATAGCTAAACCTGGAATTGTAGGGAAAAATATGGGCATAGAGCTTTTAGATATTTTAGATAAGGATGTGAATGAGTATGAGTAA
- the fliY gene encoding flagellar motor switch phosphatase FliY codes for MSNGFLSQEEIDSLLNGDSGSEKENNVEEEQLSDIEKDLLGEIGNISMGSASTALHQIINQQVHITTPKVSITTLKEIKEGFDYPTIILDVEYVTGIIGRNILIMKITDAAVIANLMMGGNGEVDSIELSDIEVSAVQEAMNQMIGSAATSMATMFAREVNISPPHSKIWRALEESISDSIDEKEEIVRVCFDLKIGELLESNIMQILPIPTAKKIVSIMMGEEIEKFNNVEAKIEDIKAEEIAESNLQQDISSSRVEEAIMSKEINVNQPTIEVNKASFVPLESKKIGEANKNIDLILDVPLNISVVLGRTKKSIKDILSLSTGSLIELDKLAEEPVEVLINGKQIAHGEVVVIDESFGVRITSIVNGVDRINSLR; via the coding sequence ATGAGTAATGGATTTTTATCACAAGAAGAAATAGATTCCTTATTAAATGGAGATTCGGGGTCAGAAAAAGAAAATAATGTTGAAGAAGAACAATTATCTGATATAGAGAAGGATTTACTTGGAGAAATAGGAAATATTTCTATGGGTTCAGCATCAACAGCTCTTCATCAAATAATAAATCAACAAGTTCATATAACAACGCCTAAAGTTTCAATAACAACATTAAAAGAAATAAAAGAAGGGTTTGATTATCCTACTATAATTCTTGATGTTGAATATGTAACGGGAATAATTGGTAGAAACATATTAATAATGAAAATTACAGATGCAGCTGTAATAGCAAACTTAATGATGGGTGGAAATGGTGAAGTAGATAGTATTGAATTGTCAGATATTGAAGTAAGCGCTGTACAAGAAGCTATGAATCAAATGATAGGATCAGCGGCCACTTCAATGGCAACTATGTTTGCAAGAGAAGTAAATATTTCTCCACCACATTCAAAAATATGGAGAGCCTTAGAAGAAAGTATTTCAGATTCAATAGATGAAAAAGAAGAAATAGTTAGAGTATGTTTTGATTTAAAGATAGGTGAATTATTAGAATCTAATATAATGCAAATTTTACCTATACCAACAGCTAAAAAGATAGTTTCTATAATGATGGGTGAAGAAATAGAAAAATTTAATAATGTAGAAGCTAAAATAGAAGATATAAAGGCTGAAGAGATTGCAGAATCAAATTTACAACAAGACATTAGCAGCAGTAGAGTAGAGGAAGCTATTATGAGTAAAGAAATTAACGTAAATCAACCAACAATAGAAGTAAATAAAGCTTCATTTGTACCATTAGAGTCTAAAAAGATAGGTGAAGCAAATAAGAATATAGATTTAATACTAGATGTTCCTTTGAATATATCAGTAGTATTAGGAAGAACAAAGAAAAGTATAAAAGATATATTAAGCTTAAGCACAGGTTCATTAATAGAACTTGATAAGTTAGCTGAAGAGCCAGTAGAGGTTTTAATTAATGGAAAGCAAATTGCACATGGAGAAGTAGTAGTTATTGACGAAAGTTTTGGAGTTAGAATTACTAGTATTGTAAATGGAGTAGATAGAATTAATTCATTAAGATAA
- a CDS encoding response regulator: MSRVLIVDDAAFMRMMVKDILEKNGFEIIGEACNGIEAVDIYMKEKPDVVTMDITMPDMDGIEAVKAIKKFDPNAKVVMCSAMGQQSMVMDAIKAGAKDFIVKPFQADRVLEAITKVIG, encoded by the coding sequence ATGTCAAGAGTATTAATTGTTGATGATGCAGCGTTCATGAGAATGATGGTAAAGGACATACTTGAAAAGAATGGTTTCGAAATTATTGGAGAAGCTTGTAATGGAATAGAAGCAGTAGATATATACATGAAAGAAAAGCCAGATGTTGTTACAATGGATATAACAATGCCAGATATGGATGGAATAGAAGCCGTTAAAGCAATAAAGAAGTTTGATCCAAATGCAAAAGTTGTTATGTGTTCAGCAATGGGACAACAATCAATGGTTATGGATGCTATAAAGGCTGGAGCTAAAGATTTTATAGTAAAGCCATTCCAAGCTGATAGGGTATTAGAGGCTATTACAAAAGTTATAGGTTAA
- a CDS encoding flagellar protein FlgN codes for MVKDLVDLLIEVLVKEKESLNQLLGLLDKQYKLIMDKDIFGLEQIVEDIQYCNKEVAVLEIERRKVLNENTISEILENIENENLENIYREIQKMLNEVILQKNTNELLIKQQLSFTNKLLAILNPRREVPIYNSYGNIKR; via the coding sequence ATGGTTAAAGATTTGGTAGACTTATTAATAGAAGTATTAGTTAAAGAAAAGGAATCATTAAATCAATTGTTAGGTTTATTAGATAAACAGTATAAATTGATAATGGATAAAGATATATTTGGTTTAGAACAAATTGTAGAAGATATTCAGTACTGCAACAAAGAAGTTGCAGTACTAGAAATAGAAAGAAGAAAAGTTTTAAATGAAAATACAATTAGTGAAATTTTAGAGAATATAGAAAATGAAAATTTAGAGAATATATATAGGGAAATTCAAAAAATGTTAAATGAAGTAATACTTCAGAAGAATACTAATGAGTTATTAATAAAACAACAATTAAGTTTTACGAATAAACTTTTAGCTATATTAAATCCAAGGAGAGAAGTTCCAATTTATAATTCTTATGGAAATATAAAAAGATAA
- a CDS encoding chemotaxis protein CheC, with translation MNYKELTKIQLDALKEISNIGAGNSATSLSILLGSKIDMSVPNVNIIAFEDLFDQHKENEVVAVLVKVLDDIEGSLLYVFETEIALNIISSLCGYKNQIDDMGISVIGEVGNIIASSFMNAISDFINIRATVSVPAVANDMLSAVLVSTFIEAGQYDEYALDIETLYTGENNSNIQGNLYYIPAPGSLEKILKSIGIA, from the coding sequence ATGAATTATAAGGAGTTGACTAAAATTCAATTGGATGCCTTAAAAGAAATTTCAAATATAGGAGCTGGTAATTCAGCAACATCTTTATCTATATTGTTAGGCAGTAAAATTGATATGTCAGTACCTAATGTTAATATAATAGCGTTTGAAGACTTATTTGATCAGCACAAAGAAAATGAAGTAGTAGCAGTTTTAGTTAAGGTTTTAGATGACATTGAAGGAAGCTTACTATATGTTTTTGAGACAGAAATTGCATTAAATATTATTTCTTCATTATGTGGATATAAAAACCAAATAGACGATATGGGTATTTCAGTAATAGGTGAAGTTGGAAATATAATAGCCTCTTCATTTATGAATGCAATAAGTGATTTTATTAACATTAGAGCAACTGTATCTGTTCCAGCTGTAGCTAATGATATGTTAAGTGCAGTTCTTGTATCTACATTCATAGAAGCTGGACAATATGATGAGTATGCACTAGATATAGAAACATTATATACTGGAGAAAATAATAGTAATATTCAAGGTAACTTATACTATATACCTGCTCCAGGATCATTAGAAAAAATATTAAAATCTATAGGAATAGCATAA